Proteins encoded together in one Candidatus Hydrogenedentota bacterium window:
- a CDS encoding heparinase II/III-family protein, with product MPRFVQGSIAVLLATFLIQTAATAQDPTLESRKTEYVRAVTRGAALMPWQSPGVSEQERAFREEIERRKDALLAHSATVNHPVLYLPDSIARARAATESNERATKWLDSQLSIASYVISQPSGWIDSMIPEEAPANGYGFTCPKCVGVKSQEAVGHTLAQWSYKEPDTLKCAECGQAYPDPAFPESATLELPRLGRRIGYYLNDAERANPDDRSGKLAWHWVGHPIHVSFTGFIRERKIGFMIGAARSTAFAYAFTGDVRYAAATRDILVRYARCYRNWPYRDYWDTYADCDPMYAAWHDRSLPIEWKRHLCEDAYAKDSVEKAAMLRDFWGAGRAHPSTDGIGNLSFLCEAYDLTCTAADATGAPVWSVADRTIVERDLLLEYTMGAEPYLGGANKADIYNNKSPRVYSAMASVAKCLGITEMAVTALTGYERVRDASFNYDGFSVESPAYNNMYLGSLLDVPETLHGFVWPDAAQTGRAPVDYYTSDPKLKLMYRAVLWTLSSEGTYLPLSDTNSGAKPSVSLPQMGLRHYPDLFEGTLPALGAANMTEYALFNLEESALQKDTGLALPETCFPAWQTAVLRHGSSKTPATLALPFNPSGGHRHTDNLALFYRANGRAVLDDLGYVGDMPVNSWIHSTESHNLIVVDDAAQRAKDRIAEFSFMATSPMASVVEATSNAYAQCTEYRRRVVLIKGPDEKTFVVDLFRASGGKKHAFRICTEYAASDTADASLSVTGVTMPPEPQLPQVGASLAREDIFGLRDVRAATPDGDAWQATWRDAEGAYRMWMLSPCNRVEASNGPAQRKIKEAGRRARYLDAVREGDNLTSTYFAIHEPAADANAFPITQAIRLDVPEAGPRAVAAKIETSFGVYYVFNDFDAPGEVDGIRFQGTFAVVRIAEGAPPHALSVGATALLYHGRGLENGPAQFAGNASRQDDSHLTLATQPPATWPAVSADAQAYVRAKVNGAWTGFPLAEVAGNTLTVKDYPLPELEAAELLATCYGALE from the coding sequence ATGCCGCGCTTCGTGCAAGGCTCCATTGCCGTCCTGCTCGCAACGTTTCTGATTCAGACGGCTGCGACTGCCCAGGATCCAACTCTCGAATCGCGCAAAACGGAGTATGTGCGCGCGGTAACACGCGGCGCAGCCTTGATGCCCTGGCAATCGCCGGGAGTCTCGGAACAGGAACGCGCATTTCGCGAAGAAATCGAGCGCCGCAAAGACGCCCTTCTCGCGCACAGCGCCACGGTGAATCACCCCGTGCTCTATCTACCGGACAGCATCGCGCGAGCGCGCGCGGCCACCGAATCGAATGAACGCGCAACGAAGTGGCTCGACTCGCAGCTCTCGATTGCGTCCTACGTCATCTCCCAGCCCTCGGGATGGATCGACTCGATGATCCCCGAGGAAGCGCCCGCCAACGGATACGGATTCACGTGCCCGAAATGCGTGGGCGTTAAGAGTCAGGAAGCCGTTGGGCATACCCTGGCGCAGTGGTCGTACAAAGAGCCGGATACACTGAAGTGCGCCGAATGCGGCCAAGCCTACCCCGATCCCGCCTTCCCCGAATCCGCGACCCTCGAGTTGCCCCGCTTGGGAAGGCGCATCGGCTATTACCTCAACGACGCAGAACGCGCCAACCCCGATGACCGCTCCGGCAAACTCGCCTGGCATTGGGTGGGCCATCCCATTCACGTCAGCTTCACGGGGTTCATCCGTGAGCGGAAGATCGGATTCATGATCGGTGCTGCCCGCAGCACGGCGTTTGCCTACGCATTCACGGGCGACGTGCGTTACGCGGCGGCCACGCGCGACATCCTGGTCCGTTACGCCCGCTGTTACCGCAACTGGCCGTACCGCGACTATTGGGACACCTACGCCGACTGCGACCCCATGTACGCGGCATGGCACGACCGGTCGCTGCCCATCGAATGGAAGCGGCACTTGTGTGAAGACGCCTACGCGAAGGACTCGGTCGAGAAGGCCGCCATGTTGCGCGACTTCTGGGGCGCGGGCCGCGCGCACCCGAGTACGGACGGCATAGGCAATCTCTCTTTCCTGTGCGAGGCCTACGACCTTACCTGCACCGCCGCGGATGCGACGGGCGCACCCGTGTGGAGTGTCGCCGACCGCACGATCGTCGAACGCGATCTCCTGCTCGAATACACCATGGGAGCCGAACCTTATCTTGGCGGCGCGAACAAGGCGGACATCTACAACAACAAGTCGCCCCGTGTCTATTCGGCCATGGCCTCCGTCGCGAAGTGCCTCGGCATCACCGAGATGGCCGTTACGGCCTTGACCGGCTACGAGCGCGTGCGCGACGCCTCCTTCAATTACGACGGCTTCAGTGTGGAAAGCCCCGCGTACAACAACATGTACCTGGGCAGCCTCCTGGATGTTCCCGAAACGCTGCACGGTTTCGTGTGGCCGGATGCGGCCCAGACCGGCCGCGCGCCCGTCGATTATTACACCAGCGATCCGAAACTGAAGCTGATGTATCGCGCGGTCCTCTGGACCCTATCGTCGGAAGGAACCTATCTCCCTTTGAGCGACACCAATTCCGGCGCAAAACCGTCGGTGTCGTTGCCGCAGATGGGACTGCGCCACTACCCCGACCTCTTCGAAGGAACCTTGCCTGCGTTGGGCGCGGCGAACATGACGGAGTATGCGCTGTTTAACCTGGAGGAGTCCGCGCTTCAGAAGGATACCGGACTCGCTTTGCCGGAAACGTGTTTCCCCGCTTGGCAGACAGCGGTCTTGCGTCACGGCTCTTCGAAGACCCCGGCCACGCTCGCCCTGCCTTTCAATCCCAGCGGCGGCCATCGCCACACCGACAACCTCGCGCTCTTCTACCGCGCGAATGGCCGCGCCGTGTTGGATGACCTCGGATACGTCGGCGACATGCCCGTCAACTCATGGATACATTCAACGGAGAGCCACAACCTCATCGTCGTTGATGATGCGGCGCAGCGCGCCAAGGACCGTATCGCGGAGTTTTCGTTTATGGCCACCTCGCCAATGGCCTCGGTCGTGGAAGCCACATCGAATGCCTATGCGCAATGCACCGAATACCGCCGTCGCGTTGTGCTCATCAAAGGCCCGGACGAGAAAACGTTTGTCGTCGATCTCTTCCGCGCGTCAGGCGGTAAGAAGCACGCATTTCGCATCTGCACGGAGTACGCGGCCAGCGACACCGCCGACGCATCGCTGTCAGTCACCGGCGTGACCATGCCTCCCGAACCGCAACTGCCCCAAGTCGGAGCCAGTCTCGCCCGAGAAGACATTTTCGGCCTGCGTGACGTGCGCGCCGCAACGCCGGATGGCGATGCGTGGCAAGCGACGTGGCGCGATGCAGAAGGGGCCTACCGCATGTGGATGCTGTCTCCGTGCAACCGCGTCGAGGCATCCAACGGCCCGGCGCAGCGGAAGATCAAAGAAGCCGGACGCCGCGCGCGCTATCTCGACGCCGTGCGCGAAGGCGACAACCTCACGAGCACGTACTTCGCCATCCACGAGCCTGCCGCCGACGCGAACGCATTTCCGATTACGCAAGCGATCCGCCTAGACGTACCTGAAGCAGGACCGCGCGCGGTGGCCGCGAAAATCGAAACGTCTTTCGGCGTCTATTACGTCTTCAACGATTTCGACGCGCCCGGTGAAGTCGACGGGATTCGCTTTCAGGGAACCTTTGCCGTGGTGCGCATCGCCGAGGGCGCTCCACCACACGCCCTCAGCGTCGGCGCAACGGCACTCCTATACCACGGCAGAGGTCTCGAAAATGGCCCGGCCCAATTCGCCGGCAACGCATCGCGTCAAGACGACTCACACCTCACACTCGCGACGCAACCGCCCGCGACGTGGCCTGCGGTCAGTGCCGATGCGCAAGCCTACGTGCGCGCGAAGGTAAACGGCGCTTGGACGGGATTTCCGCTAGCAGAAGTGGCAGGCAACACGCTCACGGTAAAAGACTACCCGCTCCCCGAACTTGAAGCGGCGGAACTGCTCGCAACATGCTACGGAGCGCTTGAATAA